A stretch of Arachis hypogaea cultivar Tifrunner chromosome 15, arahy.Tifrunner.gnm2.J5K5, whole genome shotgun sequence DNA encodes these proteins:
- the LOC112747116 gene encoding probable calcium-binding protein CML15 codes for MANLHSEQINQLHDIFNRFDTDSDGSLTHLELAALLRSLGIKPTGDQLHALLTNMDNNGNGYIEFDELVHALLPDLNEHVLINQEQLSELFRSFDKDGNGYITAAELASTMAKMGHPLTYRELSDMMAEADSNGDGVISFNEFAGIMAKSASNFFAC; via the coding sequence ATGGCCAACCTCCATTCCGAGCAGATCAATCAGCTGCACGACATCTTCAATCGCTTTGACACCGACTCCGATGGAAGCCTCACCCACCTAGAGCTCGCCGCCCTCCTTCGATCTCTCGGCATCAAACCCACCGGCGATCAACTCCATGCCTTACTTACCAACATGGACAACAATGGCAATGGATATATAGAATTTGATGAGCTTGTTCATGCCTTATTACCTGATTTGAATGAGCATGTCCTAATCAATCAAGAACAACTCAGCGAGTTGTTTCGATCATTTGATAAAGACGGAAATGGCTACATTACCGCCGCAGAACTTGCCAGCACCATGGCAAAAATGGGCCATCCGTTAACTTACCGTGAGCTTTCCGATATGATGGCCGAAGCTGATAGCAATGGTGACGGTGTTATTAGTTTCAATGAGTTTGCAGGAATCATGGCAAAGTCAGCTTCTAATTTTTTTGCGTGTTAA